Proteins co-encoded in one Oncorhynchus kisutch isolate 150728-3 linkage group LG1, Okis_V2, whole genome shotgun sequence genomic window:
- the LOC109898815 gene encoding caM kinase-like vesicle-associated protein, with amino-acid sequence MPFGCLTLGEKKDYNNPSEVTDKYDLGQIVKSEEFCEIFRAKDKNTLKMFTCKKFLKKDGRKVRKAAKNEILILKMVKHHNILQLVDVFETRKEYFLFLELATGREVFDWILDQGYYSERDTSNVVRQVLEAVAYLHSQRIVHRNLKLENLVYFNRLKHSKIVISDFHLAKLENGLIKDPCGTPEYLAPEVVGRQRYGRPVDCWAIGVIVYILLSGNPPFYDEMEDDDYDNHDKNLFLKILSGDYEFDSPYWDDISDSAKSLVASLMEVEQDQRLTAQEAINHEWISGNAASNKNIRDGVCGQIEKNFAKAKWKKAVRVTTMMKRLRTPEQRDSGASSPVPGGSTCPVTSSNTPVPSADAPEGTPVSTEASVTLQVPDSQNLPAIITPDEPEADPLQRCNGDAAVPLQTPPQTQDDQNG; translated from the exons ATGCCCTTTGGCTGTTTGACACTCGGGGAGAAGAAGGATTACAACAATCCCTCAGAGGTGACTGATAAATATGACCTGGGACAAATTGTCAAATC GGAGGAGTTCTGTGAGATCTTCAGAGCAAAGGACAAGAACACACTCAAAATGTTCACCTGTAAAAAGTTTCTGAAAAAGGATGGGAGGAAAGTGAGAAAAGCTGCCAAGAATGAGATCCTGATCTTGAAGAT GGTTAAACATCATAACATCCTCCAGCTGGTTGATGTCTTTGAAACTAGGAAGGAATACTTCCTCTTCCTGGAACT agctaCAGGCAGAGAGGTCTTTGACTGGATCTTAGACCAAGGCTACTACTCGGAGAGGGACACCAGCAACGTTGTCAGACAGGTGTTGGAAGCCGTGGCCTATCTGCACTCCCAGAGAATCGTCCACAGGAACCTCAAG CTGGAGAACTTGGTGTACTTCAATCGCCTGAAGCACTCCAAAATAGTAATCAGTGACTTCCACCTGGCCAAGCTGGAGAACGGACTCATCAAGGACCCCTGTGGAACCCCAGAGTACCTTG CTCCTGAGGTGGTGGGACGTCAGAGGTATGGAAGGCCAGTGGACTGCTGGGCCATCGGGGTCATTGTGTATATTCT CCTGTCTGGAAACCCCCCTTTCTATGACGAAATGGAAGATGACGACTATGATAATCACGACAAGAATCTTTTCCTCAAGATTCTGTCAGGAGACTATGAGTTTGACTCACCGTACTGGGATGATATCTCTgactcag CGAAAAGCCTGGTGGCAAGTCTGATGGAAGTGGAGCAGGATCAAAGACTGACTGCACAGGAGGCCATCAACCATGAATG GATTTCTGGGAATGCAGCGTCCAATAAGAACATCAGGGATGGAGTGTGTGGGCAAATTGAAAAGAACTTTGCCAAAGCCAAGTGGAAG AAAGCTGTACGGGTCACAACAATGATGAAGAGGCTTCGAACTCCAGAACAGAGGGACTCAGGGGCCTCCAGCCCAGTTCCAGGGGGCTCTACATGCCCTGTCACCTCCAGCAACACTCCAGTACCCTCAGCTGACGCTCCTGAGGGCACCCCTGTCAGCACAGAGGCCTCGGTCACCCTCCAGGTCCCTGACTCACAGAATTTACCCGCCATCATCACTCCTGATGAGCCAGAGGCAGATCCCCTGCAACGGTGTAACGGGGACGCCGCAGTGCCCCTCCAAACACCCCCACAAACACAGGACGATCAGAATGGCTAG